GGGAAGAGAAGTGAGATCTGCCTATCGATTTGATGTTAGATGTCATACGTGACTGTACTACATTCGTTTGGGAGACATTGATAATCTCTTCCAAAGGGGCACAATTAAGGGATATATCATTGTAAATGGTCCTAACCTATAGGGTATCTTATTTATTTTTTAGACTGGCCTTTGGGATGTCTAAGAGCACTTGCTGAACTCTATGCAGATAAATGCAACAGGAACTGCAGATGAAATTTTTGAAGCAGTCCGCAAGTTGTTTTCCTCCTTAAGGTAAATCCTGACGTTTCAGATATGAAATTCCTCTCATAGTTGAACGGGAAGCATTGTCCTGTGTTTCTTCATCATGAAAAGGGTACCATGTATTTGGCGGGTATAATTGTATGAGTGAACAAACTATGTCGGCCCTCTTGAAGGAGAGTAGCCTTGCACATCTGATTGATTACTGGTCATTTTCTAGTACCAAATTAGTTGTGAAAGCTTTTTTCAGATGCCACATAGTCAGCATATCTTAATCCTTTGAACTGAATGACCCAGTATGCAGTGCCCACACTTTAAATACAATAAGAGGTGATAGCGTTGCAGCTAGTGGGTAGGCCATGGCTAAGCAAAAGGCTATTGCTTGTAGACACGAAGGGCTTGAATATCTgatcctatgccatttgtgttcacTGTGCACAATAAAGAGAGATGAACTGGCAAGCAAAATGAACATAGTACCATTTGTCTTCTTGATGGATAAGGAAGAAGAGGTCCTAGATGATGCCAAGGTTGCTAACTTTGTCTTTTGGACTTATCGAACTCGCGCTTGTAGCTAGTTTTTGGCCCATTTAGCTAAGCAATAGCACTTGCAGGGGGGCAGCTTATAATAGAGTAGTGCTTTTCTAGTAGTCATGCAAAAGGGTGATGTAATCATCTGACCAATATTATTGAAAATGTGAACTTATGTTGCCCGAGCTATTTTTTTAGTGAACTTATCTTGCCTGAGTTTGTTAGGGAATCATCTGAAACTTTACCCTGTTTGCAGGCTATGAGGAGGCTGTCATCTACCACCTAAGCTAGGGGGGTCACACCTGCGGAAATTCTCCGTTTCTTTTGACAGCTTCGGCTTTATAATCGTATATATTCTGATGCTCATTTGAGGGCTTGTGAAACCCAAGCTGTTATGATAAACTCTAACGAACGCCCTTGTCGCGCCGACGGTACAAAGCACGGTACTTTCTTGTGGCGATACCGTTACGATAAATTCTGGCCAACACTCGTACTACAGCGTGTATGTCCGCTGTCACCAGAATAAATTGTATGATAATAAGGTGTAATTCCGTGCCCCGCTGGTCACGGTTTGCTGTGCTACGTTTATTTATTCTGAGACGAGGACTGCAGGCGTCTGGTAATAAAAAATAGTGTTACTCAGTATTGCTGCAGCCGGCGTGTTTTCGTCAGTTCTTGGAACGGCCGTTTTAATGTAATCTGAGTTCTCAGCGCTCGCCACGGAAATGTAGTCTGTGCAAGGCCGGCACTGGCAGGCTCTATTCTGAAAATTCTCCATCTGAAGCATTATCTATTCATTCATGGGATGGGGGGAGAAAGCGAGAGGAAAATGATGGGATGGATCGTCATCCTGACAGGTGAACTCCTCCAAGAGCCTCTCTCGATTCTAGTTAGTAACAACAAAAGTACAAAACACATGAATTTGATATGAACGAGAAGGCGATACAGATGACTGCGAAACATAGGAAAATTTGTAAGATCCCGAGGTAGTCCTTTGTACAGGATACATGAAAACCGTCTCGATCCTATGCAGATACATAATCAGGACAATGATGAAGAGTTCTGAGTAAAACTGGAATTCCTGTGGAATCTAGGCATAGGACAAATAATGATTCGTCACAAGCAACGTCGGCATCGACCGGACCTTGCTAGCTATCACGACTCACTTGTATGCGATGAGAACATCTCTTGACTTTCTAGCAGCAAAGCTCCAACCGGGCCTGCGTCGGAACAATATCGTGCGTTGCTGGATAACACGAGCCAGCCTGGACTTCCCGGTGTATAGAGATGTACTAGCTCTATTTCATAAAACAAGGCGTATAAATTTAGTCAACACTTAACAATctctaagtttgactaagtttagaGACGAAAATATGAACATCCATATTACTAACTCGATATCGATAGATTCACCATATAATGTATTCTCTTAAGGAAATGGTTAAACCGGACTACCTCTGTTCCGAAATGTAAGTTTTTTTTTTAAGAAAACTTATATTTTGGATTGGAGGTAATAGTGCTCTAATTTCCAGAGTTGCTGTGTTCACTACCATCTGACTTCCGGATACCTTTTTAATTGCCCTTACTTTCTTGAAGAAAAGACCGTGTAGAAAAAACATTACTGTTATAGATGGGTAAAAAATTAATGGTTTTCGTGGTAGCATTTGTTGAATTAGCCCTTGAATCAGTTCTTGGAACGGCCGTTTAATGTAATCTGAGTTGTGAGCGCTCGCCACGGAAATGTAATCTGTGCAAGGCCGGCACTGGCAGGCTCAAGTCTATTCTGAAAATTCTCCATCTGAAACATTACCTATTCATTCACGAGAGGAGAAAGGGAGAGGAAATGATTGTGATGGATGGCCTCTGATTTTGTTGGTTCCGAGTAAAACTGGAGCATAGGACGAAAGATGACTCGTCACAAGCAACGTCGGCATCGATCGGACCTTGCTAGCTATCACGACTCACGAGCGCGCGATGAGATCATCTCTTGACTTTGTAGCAGCAAAGCTCCAACTGAGCATGCATCGGAACAATATCGTGCGTTGCTGGAGGACAAAGGGAGCCAGGGCTTTCCCATGTATAGAGATAAGCCAAACGAGGGCACAAAGTAAATTGTTCCCCTAAGACAATTGAAAATATGGACATGAATACATGATCATCTAAAAAAAGGACATGCTCATCTAAAAAATGGACATGACTAAATGGAAGTGCTCTATCTTTCGAAATTTTCCGTGCAAATGTTACAATTCGACGCCCGGTTACATTTTCAGTTGCCCCTAATTTCTGGAAGAAAACTGTTAGTATTATGGGACTGGTCAGAGGTTTTCGTGGTAGAATCTGTCGAATTAACccttgaaatgcaaaaatatgcgAGCTACTCCTTAGGTTAACCCGCACGAGAAATTAAAAGGAAAATAAACAGCTAATTTACACTAACGATGACAACTAGGATTATGACGACCTATGCACAATTAGCTGCATGTTGCCTTATGCTCCAAAACAACAAACAAAGGTTATTCTCTAGGGAGGATAGGGATGCAGCTGCGAGCAAATCCAAAATCCAAAATACCGAGGTGCAGAATCTCAGCCTTGTGTCCTTGTGGTAACCAACCAAGGAATTTTGGAGCATCCATCAAAAAGCAGAGAGGACACCATTGAAATATTTCTCTTGCCAGGCCCCGCTGCCATGTAGCTCTGTCATCGTCTAGTGTATGTTTGCGTAGTgactgagggcatctccagcaggCCAACATGAATGGACCGACACCGGTCCAAACATTAAGAAATTACCATCGTGAAAATATGCGTCCCGAATAAATTACTATTAGGATGTTCAAGATTTCTACTGAGAAATCACTTTGTGGAAAAAGATATCGCCTCGCGAAAAATTACTGCTAAATAGTTAACGTGAAAACAGTACCCTGGTCGTTGTGGTGCTTGTAGCTAGTTACCGCCTCGCGACAAATTACAGCTAAATAGTTAGAGCGAGAAATTACTGTGAAAGATGAATATTTCTACTGAAAAATTACTACGAAAAACCAGTATCGAAAACTTTGATAAAAAATAGTATTAGAGCGCCGTTTAGAAATTGATGTCGCGGAAATATTTCCCTTAAAGAATTACTATTAGGACGTTCAAGATTTCTACCGAGATAACGctttcagaaaaaaaaaatatATCGCATTGCAAAAATTACTACTAAATAGTTATCGTGAAAACAGTGGCCTGGCCGTTATGGTGCCTGTAGCTAGTTACCGCCTCACGAAAAACTATTTCTACTGTGAAAGGTGAATGCTTGTACCGCAAAAAATCACCGTCAAACTTTTAAAAATACGatcagatttttttaaaaaaagtttaAATAAAAATCTATAAAAATGCAGACAAGAGCATTGTTCATGTGGAGCTAAACGGTGCCCGGATTGTTGTGGTACCTCCAAATGCCAACAACATTTATatataatattattattattttgttGATCGAATTGGTGATCAAACATTTTCTTAAAGAAATGTTAAATTGTTGTTACCATAGGGAGTATATAAATTCCAAACATTAATTTAGTGTGTAATCATCGCTTGGTAATGATGGTCCAAATGTCACTCTCTCATGCTTCGAAAGACAGGCACGGTAGATTCTTGTTTAGTTGGTGCAGAAAGAATAAAAAAAAGTTATATTCACTTAGCTAAGAGATGATCTTTTAAAACATAAGAAAAGACTGTTTTCTTCATTATACCATGTATCTTCCTTTATCAACATAATTTTCTACTAAAATTTAATTAGTTCTCATCAATTGCTAGAGATGATATTAAAAAAATACTTTTTGTTCAACTAAGAAAATAATTCAATCATGGATGTCTTCTCAGTGATTGctagagatgttttttttttgagaatttctCCCATTCATATCACGGAAAGATACAAAGTTGTTGACCCTTACAAGCATAGAGTAACACAAACACAAAGGACCAAGAACACCTAGAACACCCTAAGACCACCATAACCCATGAAGATCTTCGGAGCCTTGTGTCGAGCGTTCTGCTGGTGGGAGAAagacccttcttcctccttgtcggTATGATTTGCTGctgttgttcttcttcttcctcggcgAGATGTTGAGGACGTCGGAGAGAATGCATTGCATCACTGGCTAAGAGAATCCGTGATTTCTCTATCATTATAAATGTCCTAATATATAATATAGAAGATATTTAGATACGCATATATGAAAAATGTCCTCGGCACATGAGCATCAGTGCAGATCTACACAAATCTTTTACAGTTAAGGCTGgccatagtggtaagtatcatgtagtagtatcatgcatatgatacctgTGTATGATAGTGttatcatggagtagtatcatagcTATGCTATATTTATTGTTTTTTAGAATCTTAATGTAAATTTATGTAGTACAaagatttgtttggcattaaCTTTTCTTGTAATATACGCTATGATATACAGTAGTATCCATACCTATGTTACTTtaatcttctctctcctctttaatcTGTGTACTTAAATTTATATACAAAGAAATGTCAATCCATAGTACCTAAATTTTGTTTGCCATTAACCTCTAATGATGCTCCAAATGGCAGCTTCTCCTGGTTCGAAATGTCAGTCCACGTCTGAccagtcttcttcttcttctccccggAATCCAGCAAACAAACCATCCAAGAAACCAGCAGGATCCCATCTACAAATACCGCCACCTCCTCCGATCAGTCTTCCACCTCGCcttcgcctccgcctccgccaatCCATCCCCACTCTGCCTTCCTCACTCTGCCTTCCATTACAAGGAGGGACGAAATGGCCGTGTCGGAGCTGCCGGAGGCGGGGATCCCGTTGGAGACGGAGTCccaggcgccggcgccggcgccggcgcctcgcCGCGGCCTGCGGTACAACTCGCCGCTGGTCCAGGTGTCCCTCATCGGGCTGATCTGCTTCTGCTGCCCGGGGATGTTCAACGCGCTCTCCGGcctgggcggcggcggccagttcgaccacaccaccgccgaCAACGCCAACACGGCGCTCTACGCCTGCTTCGCCGTCTTCGGCGTCCTCGGCGGCGCCGCGCACAACCTGCTCGGCCCGCGCATCACGCTCCTCCTCGGCTCCCTCACCTACCCGCTCTACGCCGCCTCCTTCCTCTACTACAACCACCGCAAGTCCCAGGTCTTCCCCGTCACGGCCGGCGCGCTCCTCGGCGCCGGCGCGGGGCTGCTCTGGGCGGCGCAGGGCGCCATCATGACCTCCTACCCGCCGCCCAACCGCCGCGGCAGCTACATCTCCCTCTTCTGGTGCCTCTTCAACCTCGGCGGCGTCCTCGGCGGCCTCCTCCCCTTCTCCTTCAACTACACCCGCACCGACGCCAGCAGCGTCAACGACGCCACCTACATCGCCTTCATGGCCTTCATGCTCGTCGGCGCGGGGCTCACCTTCCTCGTCCTCCCGCCCGCCAAGATCGTCCGCGACGACGGCACCCGCGCCACCAGGGTCACCTACTCCTCCGTCTCCACCGAGGGCTGGGAGATCCTCAAGCTCTTCACCAACTGGAAGATGCTGCTCATCCTCCCCGCCGCCTGGGCCTCCAACTTCTTCTACACCTACCAGTTCAACAACGTCAACGGCGTCCTCTTCACCCTCCGCACCAAGGGCCTCAACAACGTCTTCTACTGGGGCGCGCAGATGCTCGGCTCCGCCGGCATCGGCTACTTCCTCGACTTCGGCTTCTCCAGCCGCAGGAAGAGGGGACTCGTCGgggtcgccgccgtcgccgtgcTCGGCACCGCCATCTGGGCTGGCGGACTCGCCAACCAGCTCAGGTATCTCGACGGCAAGTTTCCCAACCCCATCGATTTCAAGGACAGCCACCGCTACGCCGGGCCCTTCCTCCTCTACTTCTGCTACGGGTTGCTCGACGCCATGTTCCAGAGCCTCATCTACTGGATCATCGGCGCGCTCGCCAACGACTCACAGATCCTATCCAGGTACTCATCTTATAACCTTGTTTTTTTATGTATGTTTAAACCGATCAGTTGTTAACTAGTAGCATGTAGGATTATTTGGTCAGAACATTACTTTCTGAAGTTAACTAACATGTTAACTAGCAGACTGTGCCCAGGAAATTTAATTTAAGAAAGGATAAGATACTTCATAAACTCAGGAGTGCCCGCTTACTTTACACGGCTAGATTTAATATAAATTGCATTTGGCATGTTATCTGAATCGCCTTTGTAGAAAGGGTGTGATCTTTTCATGTAAAGTAAGTAACTGTCTGCGATGACCTGGGGAGTTGAATTCTCTGGCTCTTTAGTTATGAGGACACATCGCAAATGCTACAAGTTCAGAAAAATGATGACTGAGACGAGATATTCAGTATATGCTCCACATGCCTAGAGTTTGGAACTTTGGACACCCCTTTCAAAATCTAATCATACTCCTTTGGAAACATCATTTCAGTCTCACTTGTTCCCCCCTTTGGAGTAGACGTCAGTCTTGTTTGTTGTCTGAAACCTGATGTTATTCAGTTTCATACTAGTATTATTTCTTATCCAAGTTAATTAGTGCAAGAGAAAAGCTGCCGTTGTTGATAGAGATGTGCTACAGCAATAAATTTAGGGCTTGGTAGGTTGTGTGATGGATAAAGATTCTTGTCCAGCTACCTTTTTCTTGAAATAAGTACAGTACACAATATGCTCTCCAGAAGTTGGTCTTAAAATAACTAAATGGTCCTTAGTCTGTGGAGATGCCTTGGTGTGCAATACTTTTTGAACAGTCTCATAGTGTATCATTCTTAAtgtatcatgcatttgttaattcGTTGGAGTACAAAGCACACTGCTGCTTGGGATACGCACATGCAGATAAGATGATCAAGGAGGGTTGCGCTGGGACGAAAACCCAAGAcgcattttttatttttcttcagCAAGTACCTCAGCTTCTGCACAATACAATGGACACACAAATAAGCTTATAAAGCACATGATTTTCTCCAAAATGAAAGGGGATATTCTCTTGTTAGGACTGCATTTGGTCCTGGTGGTCAATCGAAACGCTTTGTCTGAATAAAAGTTTCAACTTTTGCTGCTGCAGATATGTTGGTTTCTACAAGGGGGTACAGAGTGCAGGGGCAGCCGTGGCATGGCAAGTAGATACCCACAAGACATCCCTGCTATCGCAACTGATCGTGAACTGGGGGCTGACCACCATCAGCTACCCGCTGCTCGCGGTCCTGGTGTTCTTCGCCGTGAAGGACGAGGACTACTCGGTGTCCTCCGTCGAGGATGGCAAAGAGAAACAGATGAAGATGGCCGCTCCATCGAGTTTGCACTGAGGATAAGTTATGTGTTTCAGATACTCAGTGTGTCCGTGCAGGAGTGAGTACCCATCGTGCAATCTCGTGTTGTGTTCAATTGTTACCAATGTGTAGCTCATGGCCATTGTAGTGTTCATTGGCAGTATCATGTGATTTTTTCCTCTGTTTCAAATGTCTTCGGTTCAATTTTTTGGCATTACGGTTTTAATTCTTGTTCAAGTCATTATGTCAATCAAGAAAAGGTAACCAGTTAGAAAGGTTGTGATCTTTTCATGTAAAGTAAGTAAATGTCTGCGATGACCTGGGAGTTAAATTCTCTGGCTCTTGAGTCACCACACATGGCAAATGCTAGAAGTTCAAAAAAACGATGACTGAGACGAGATATTCAGTATATACTCCACATGCATCTCGACGGCAAATTTGCCAACCC
This region of Lolium perenne isolate Kyuss_39 chromosome 2, Kyuss_2.0, whole genome shotgun sequence genomic DNA includes:
- the LOC127330996 gene encoding UNC93-like protein 1 → MAVSELPEAGIPLETESQAPAPAPAPRRGLRYNSPLVQVSLIGLICFCCPGMFNALSGLGGGGQFDHTTADNANTALYACFAVFGVLGGAAHNLLGPRITLLLGSLTYPLYAASFLYYNHRKSQVFPVTAGALLGAGAGLLWAAQGAIMTSYPPPNRRGSYISLFWCLFNLGGVLGGLLPFSFNYTRTDASSVNDATYIAFMAFMLVGAGLTFLVLPPAKIVRDDGTRATRVTYSSVSTEGWEILKLFTNWKMLLILPAAWASNFFYTYQFNNVNGVLFTLRTKGLNNVFYWGAQMLGSAGIGYFLDFGFSSRRKRGLVGVAAVAVLGTAIWAGGLANQLRYLDGKFPNPIDFKDSHRYAGPFLLYFCYGLLDAMFQSLIYWIIGALANDSQILSRYVGFYKGVQSAGAAVAWQVDTHKTSLLSQLIVNWGLTTISYPLLAVLVFFAVKDEDYSVSSVEDGKEKQMKMAAPSSLH